Proteins from a single region of Butyrivibrio fibrisolvens:
- a CDS encoding zinc-ribbon domain-containing protein, which translates to MNCLHTSKHQVKKKSLYFTLFFLPVIPLHTKYYVTCPCCNYQRGIKRSEVKNITRESV; encoded by the coding sequence ATGAACTGCCTGCATACTTCAAAGCATCAGGTCAAAAAGAAAAGTTTATACTTCACCCTTTTCTTCCTCCCTGTTATACCTCTTCATACCAAATATTATGTGACATGCCCTTGCTGTAACTACCAAAGAGGTATTAAAAGATCAGAGGTCAAAAATATCACAAGGGAGTCCGTATAA
- a CDS encoding MBL fold metallo-hydrolase, with protein MKLTFIGADHEVTGSCHCLQACGKTILVDYGMEQGRNIFENAPLPVAPALIDYVFLTHAHVDHSGLIPSLYANGFRGKIYATDATADLCDIMLRDCAHIQMQESEWKKRKAKRNSRLEGAEPLYTMEDAEGAIRQFVACEYDEIIDICDGIKIRFTDIGHLLGSSSIEVWLSEKGQDRKIVFSGDIGNICQPLIKDPKYTEEADYVVMESTYGDRLHTTERPDYVRDLTEVLNRTFERGGNVVIPSFAIGRTQEMLYFLRQIKEEHLVTAVPDFDVYVDSPMAVSATQLFADHEYACYDEEALEFVRKGINPISFRGLKLSITQEESVAINFDDKPKVILAASGMCDAGRIKHHLKHNLWRPESTILFVGYQSIGTLGRAIFDGAERVKIFGEEIDVNAEITKIEGLSGHADRDGLVAWLNGFTKKRPKKVFIVHGEDTVTVSFASYLRNEFGYDTYAPYSGTIFDLISGQFDKEGVPVPAMKKTGEAVSDVYARLKAAGARLIAVIGKVSGISNKDKAKFADQINALCDKYDR; from the coding sequence ATGAAACTGACATTTATAGGTGCTGATCACGAAGTTACAGGAAGTTGTCATTGTCTGCAGGCTTGTGGTAAGACGATTCTTGTTGATTATGGTATGGAGCAGGGACGCAATATATTTGAGAATGCACCGCTTCCTGTTGCACCTGCTCTTATTGATTATGTATTTCTTACACATGCTCATGTTGATCACAGCGGACTTATTCCTTCACTTTATGCCAATGGTTTCAGGGGCAAGATCTATGCTACAGACGCTACGGCAGATCTGTGCGATATAATGCTTAGAGACTGTGCTCATATCCAGATGCAGGAATCTGAATGGAAGAAGAGGAAGGCTAAGCGTAACAGCAGGCTTGAAGGAGCAGAACCTCTTTATACTATGGAAGATGCTGAGGGTGCGATCAGGCAGTTTGTGGCATGTGAGTATGATGAGATAATTGATATCTGTGATGGGATCAAGATCAGATTTACAGATATCGGCCACCTTCTTGGAAGCTCCAGTATAGAAGTATGGCTTTCGGAAAAAGGGCAGGATCGCAAGATCGTTTTTTCCGGAGATATAGGTAATATCTGCCAGCCTCTTATCAAGGATCCTAAATATACAGAAGAAGCGGACTATGTTGTTATGGAGTCTACTTATGGCGACAGACTTCATACGACGGAGAGACCTGATTATGTCAGGGACCTTACGGAGGTTTTAAACAGAACATTTGAAAGGGGCGGTAATGTTGTCATCCCTTCTTTTGCAATAGGAAGAACCCAGGAAATGCTGTATTTCTTAAGGCAGATCAAAGAAGAGCATCTTGTAACCGCAGTTCCTGATTTTGATGTATATGTAGACAGTCCTATGGCGGTAAGCGCTACTCAGCTTTTTGCTGACCATGAATATGCATGCTATGACGAGGAAGCCCTTGAATTTGTGAGAAAAGGCATAAATCCAATATCTTTCCGCGGACTTAAACTTTCAATAACCCAGGAAGAATCTGTAGCCATCAACTTTGATGATAAGCCCAAAGTAATCCTGGCAGCGTCCGGTATGTGTGATGCAGGCCGTATCAAGCATCATCTTAAGCACAATTTGTGGCGTCCCGAAAGTACCATTCTTTTTGTTGGTTATCAGTCAATTGGAACCCTTGGAAGAGCTATATTTGACGGTGCTGAGAGGGTCAAGATCTTTGGCGAAGAGATCGATGTTAATGCCGAGATCACTAAGATAGAAGGACTTTCCGGTCATGCGGACAGAGACGGACTTGTGGCATGGCTTAACGGATTTACTAAGAAAAGACCTAAAAAAGTTTTCATAGTGCATGGTGAAGATACTGTAACAGTTTCATTTGCAAGTTATCTAAGAAACGAATTTGGATATGATACCTATGCTCCGTATAGCGGAACCATATTTGATCTAATTTCGGGACAGTTTGATAAAGAAGGCGTTCCTGTTCCTGCTATGAAGAAGACAGGTGAAGCTGTATCTGATGTATATGCAAGACTTAAGGCAGCAGGTGCAAGACTTATCGCAGTTATTGGCAAAGTCAGCGGCATAAGCAACAAAGATAAAGCAAAGTTTGCGGATCAGATCAATGCACTTTGTGATAAGTATGACAGATGA
- a CDS encoding GntR family transcriptional regulator, translating to MKISQNSKVPIYQQIADSFRTDILEGRLGQGEYLPSIRGLAKELKISVITTMKAYEELESEGMVTAVQGKGYYINPQDGEMLREQHMRKVEDALMEAIKCAKIAGMTDDELTDTLKTLLRFEEE from the coding sequence ATGAAGATATCGCAGAATTCTAAAGTTCCGATCTATCAGCAGATAGCAGACAGCTTTCGAACAGATATTCTTGAAGGAAGGCTAGGGCAGGGAGAGTACCTCCCGTCTATAAGAGGCCTTGCCAAGGAACTCAAGATAAGTGTCATCACTACCATGAAAGCATATGAAGAGCTTGAGAGCGAAGGGATGGTAACCGCAGTCCAGGGTAAAGGTTATTATATAAACCCTCAGGACGGCGAGATGCTTAGAGAGCAGCATATGCGTAAGGTTGAGGATGCACTTATGGAAGCTATCAAGTGTGCTAAGATAGCAGGAATGACAGATGACGAACTGACAGACACACTTAAGACACTACTAAGGTTTGAGGAGGAATGA
- a CDS encoding ATP-binding cassette domain-containing protein, which translates to METQAVISCKNIEKKYKNFKLKVDKVDFPKGFATALIGENGAGKTTLLELIAGLRLDHEGEIRYFGKYSEKDREEDPVVKNSIGYTGTGNYFMPGWNLKQTKEVQELLFDGFDGDKYDEILKELAFSADNKTDANKKVNSLSDGNKTKLMLAGVLSRNTELLLMDEPASALDPLMREKLCEIIREYLAEAEGEKSVIFSTHNIADMENVTDYAVIVENGEIAEQGFVENLKEKYTYVKGDKKDEELGKKYMYDMTTNNYGFEGLCLSDDLDKLAGADIITETPTLTQLSVGIMRANTRLKLA; encoded by the coding sequence ATGGAAACACAGGCAGTAATCTCTTGTAAAAATATAGAGAAGAAATATAAGAATTTTAAACTTAAGGTTGATAAGGTTGACTTCCCTAAAGGATTTGCAACAGCACTTATTGGCGAGAATGGAGCAGGTAAGACAACTCTCCTTGAACTAATAGCAGGTCTCAGATTAGACCACGAAGGAGAGATAAGATATTTCGGAAAGTATTCAGAAAAAGACAGAGAAGAAGACCCGGTAGTAAAGAATAGCATCGGATATACAGGGACAGGTAATTACTTTATGCCGGGATGGAATCTTAAACAGACTAAAGAAGTTCAGGAACTTTTATTTGATGGCTTTGATGGTGATAAATATGACGAGATTTTGAAAGAACTGGCTTTTTCTGCTGATAATAAGACTGATGCCAATAAAAAGGTAAACTCATTATCAGATGGTAATAAGACCAAGCTTATGCTGGCAGGAGTTCTTTCGAGAAACACAGAACTTCTTTTGATGGATGAACCGGCATCTGCGCTTGATCCTCTTATGAGAGAAAAACTCTGTGAGATCATAAGAGAGTATCTTGCTGAAGCAGAAGGAGAAAAGTCAGTCATCTTTTCCACACATAATATAGCGGATATGGAAAATGTCACTGACTATGCAGTTATTGTAGAAAATGGTGAGATAGCTGAACAGGGCTTTGTAGAAAATCTTAAGGAAAAATATACATACGTCAAAGGCGATAAAAAAGACGAAGAACTTGGTAAGAAATATATGTATGACATGACTACCAATAATTACGGCTTTGAAGGACTTTGCCTTTCAGACGACCTGGATAAATTGGCGGGCGCTGATATTATTACTGAGACTCCTACACTTACGCAGCTTTCTGTTGGCATTATGCGTGCTAACACAAGACTTAAACTTGCATAA